The DNA region acagataaacctctttttacgcgatttGTAGAtcagaaaaaaaccaaaaaattgcttttaaaatattgcaaaaatgttgcgtcgttccagagaaatcgacaaattataaaaacgtAACACACCGCGTAAAAGAAAGGCTTCTCTGTAAGTGAAATATAcactttctaatcaaacacctatcttcatcatatggagagtttgatgctcgatttaagctccaaaaatactattaaggctataaacttaccagcaacagcaccgcctcgagtaagcacgcaaatttatgccacttactggccaaaaagatcaaatttaatgcacttttgatcataatttctattttgcgagaccatttctcatcattttggtggcacacacaaacacacgcaagatcagaggttaactgcttaacgaaagtcgccatcaaaatcttttcacttgcgctagcgatttcaaagcgcttaagatataaaattgcttccaactaccggcaacatgttcttttgcacattagttagtctctcacttgaaaaataatcccgaaacatgtaaataattagcaagcaccatcaaaaaaacaaacgcgccaagtcgtttgacgtttcaattttgaatatccattccaatcgaaggctgaagaaaaccgagcgaggagcgaaggcaaacaaagaacaaagggtggccaccaacaccaccaacatgctggtgcagcgcctgttagagtgagcaagtgctgccaggaaactttcgttatgaatgctacttttcgtgagtgtttgcttaaaatttcatcaattttggcagcactaagcagacccaaaagagcgctggaagaaaaaaagaactaagctgaaaatagaatcgactgattagaatgcatttttgaaatattatttttaaatgcttgtagaaggaatagcataacttttaataaaagttaaaataaacagaaatgttcacaaaaagttgctctactcgttggtgtacttggttttagtgaatttcaaggaacaatccagattatccagcatcattcaaacaagaccgcttattaggcaaatgggcatatttcccctatattattgtgttgaggaaattaaataaaataaacttgcAACGAGCatagaaatttgaatgtttttttttaagtaaatgaTATCAGGGCATTTAATTGCAATCGACAAACacaattacaatacaattttgaacaaaacaaaataaaaattaatcaataaacacacttttgaaagttatctttgtttttctttcttaaaatcaagGTATACTCTTGTTAACAACACTAGattatatatttgtttactttaCATAAGATTACAtaatgaaaaaaacagtttgctttttcaacttttatcaagcaTCAAGCCAAAAGGTTTGGCACCCCTGTTTTAAAGAacttttctgatcgatttgtggTCTTCGGTAAAGTAAAACTGATGTAGGTatttttcttagatttttttatattaattgaattcttttattgcaaaaaaaactttttccactaCGGACAAAAATATTGCCGccgagttaatttttttttgaaaacaatattgacataaagataaaaaaatatcactccaaaaaaaattgacattacTTTATagtgtaaaatttgcaatcgaaaacttttaaaaataaatttcatgttTGATTGTAactaaaaaaagcatttttgcaattccgtcgtgaaactacttacttttcctgtcattcttgaacgacgaaatagcctacttttctgtagcaaaaataacagaattgaatagcaacacttttcaaaataaatgctgaaaagttcttcttatcAGCACTcaaataacacttttcaacatttttcagatttaaacgatttattgacaaaataggggaaatatacccattttaatcacactaagccgttcgagccattctcatcacttttgccgttttccgctattaaatcaacattttcagatgtatcaacaatggagagttgcttgctcacttttatttgagctatttattacttcagAATAGTCGAAAACACTTtataaaagctgtaattcatgatcaaagtgctgataggccgataatagaaataggctgagaaagggtatagttcccctacatgaaagtggcagtgcgtggccgaatggttacgctgtccgctttgtaagcggatgattctgggttcgattcccatctgctccaatcttccatcggatgaggaagtaaaatgtcggtcccggccttggttgttgttaggccattcattcattccaggtgtaggagtcgtctccatgccataagtacaaacaacacaccaaaccaagcctactccggtggaatcgctggcggcggttggactcacaatccgaaggtcgtcagttcaaacactggggtggaaggttccttggagtagaaagaggtttgggtgctctccccattcaagccttcggactcctaggttcgagcagaaacttgcaatagagaccacaaaagacccgggggtcgttaatgtggatggttttttGATTGACATGAAAatttggaactcgttgcaaaacttgattttttcagcactcttcgtatttatccaactcggtgaactcggtcgtttgataaatgtacgactcgtgctgaaaaaatcctctttttgcaacttgttgcataaactactattttagatttttgagaacagcaataaaaaaaaattctggaatattttttcgaaatttttttattattttttctataaatttgtcAAAGAAACATtgcagattggacctcgggttgctgagatacaactgttaaaagaaaaaaaggaagactaaagttttctaagtctcacccaaacagcccccATTGTataatgccaatatctcaacAGTTGATGGTCcacttttcaatgtttaaaaaaggaagcatttgtgaaattttctgatcgtttCGAAAagaatatttcgaaaaaaattaattcaagaCAAACATTGCGAAAGggcagatttaaaaaatcaatttctataAAGTTGTAAATCCatctaataaaaattatgtaaagtttcacaaaaatgaattcataaaattttgcgttttgaaatattttgtgttACGGGGTGATTCAAAAGCCGGTGGGAATACCATCTcaataacaaaatgcatttgCTACTGCTGCTGGCAGAAAAATTGGTTGCCAGAAGCTACTGTCCATATAGGAGTCCCAACCCATATGTTTTTGTAGGTACACACTTTGTAAGAACACTAGTaacaaaaatcgtttaaaatgAATATGACTTGAGATTCAACTGCTGCTGGATCGGCTAGTTGCGAATTTGCCTTGAACCTACCTTGAACCCAGATGACGCGAACGGCACCTCAAAGTTCATCGAGATCGGTGGCCGCGTCCACTTCTTCTTGGTGTCCGTCTCGAGCAGTTCGATTTCCGCCGACAGTTGCGTTTCCTTCATGCCGGCCATGCGCTTAATTCTGTAAAgttaaatcatttgaaatttggTTGAAGTTCGATCGTCGAAGTTGGCGCAACTCACTTCCACACGATCGCATTCTCCGACGCCTTGTACTTGGCCTTGCCCTTCAGACAGATGAGCTGCACGCCGGACGTGTTGAGCGGCGTCGGAATCTTGACCTCGATCTTCTGCCCGAGCAGCGACGGCTTAAAGTTCGACTTGAGCACCACCTTGACCTCCATCTTGGTGCGGCCGACCTCGCGCACCAGCGGTATCACCCGGAACGGCAACGAGATGTCCTTGGTCGTGCGGTAGCGCATCAGCTCGAACTCACCGTCCGGCGGGATGAAGCTGATCGAGTGTTCCGTCTCGAACTTGCTCAGCTTGACGCACTGGTGGAACTGGCAGTCGTCGATCACCACCACCGGTTTGCCCGACCGGGACGCTTCGTTGTCGGCGTTGCCGGAGATGCCGCTGCGGCCCTTGGCCTCCATCACGATCTTGTCGTTGATGCCGAACTTGCACTCGGGCATGCCTGCGGGGTGTGGAAATCTTGTGATTAAGCTTCTTACAATTCGTGAAAGTACCAACCTGACAGGTACGACTTCATGACGACCTTGCCGGCCACGTGCGCCGAGAGGACCTGGCCCTGCGGACTCATCAGCAGGTTCACGTACTCCAGCACGTCCAGGAACAGCTCGTTCCGGCGGTATTTGATGCCCTCGCGGCGCCATCCGATCTGGCCCGTCACCTGCGACGTGATCTGGGCCTGCTCCTCCTTGGTGGCCGTCTTGATGCCCTGCTGCGTGATGAACGTCTTCAGGACGCCGGTATCCGAGTTTTGCGGATAGCCAAAGTCCAGGATTTCTGCGAGAATTGCACACTTTTGAATCAAGTGAACCCCACCAAGACGCAGTCACAGAACTCACCATCGAGCAGCTCGTAGATCAGAACGAAGTTGTTCTTGATGTTCTCCTCGGAGATCTTGCCAAAGTAGGACTGCATCACGTCGATGATCTTCAGCAAGAACTCGAACACCATCGCGGCGTTCACATTTTGCTTGGTGACCGCGGCCAACCAGATGTTTGCCCTCTGCAAGTAAAAATCAACATCGAATCTAATTCTTACGAAGATAACAGTAACAACCCACCTTGATGTGGAAGAAGCTGGTGCGGGCGATGTTGGTGACGGGCGAGCGGACCTGCTGCCGGGCGTGGATCACGTTCACCCGGAACGCGTCCACCGCGTTCCGGCCGATGTCGTCGCGGTACACGCGCGAGATCAGCACCTCGCCCTTGTGGTTGTACACGAACAACCCGCCGATCATCTTGCCTTCCTTCTGCCGCTACTGTTTTTCTTTAGTTTGCTCTtgaaatgatgatgatgattcggGTTCTACAGCGCTCGTTGGGGGGGAATTATTTCTCTCCTTATCAGCTTTCTCTGGAAGTGAAGAACGCGGAGGGGAAACAGACACAGGGACTGATTTAATCAAAACGCCCACTGCTTTTGTGTACCGTAAATCGATGTTATTTTGGAACTaaacaaaacgacaaaaatgttttttttagtacTGAAACATGACTTGGACCAATggcggtctctattgcaagattCTTACTCAAAAcaaagtgtccgaaggctttgaACGGCGAGGCGATCTAAATCTATTTTTACACATGAGCTCCTATCCAGCCCGGGACTGGAACTGATGACCTTGTGATTGTGAGTTCAACTGCTGACCGACTAACGAAGTAGGTTTATACTTTTACAAGGAGACGACTGCTACACCTAGATTgacctaacgacctaacctaaCAGGCGGGAGCaacatttgtttgtttgtttattaaaCCAGTTGCGTATGGTTTTCACCTTTTAAAATGCTTACTTCCATCATTTTCCGGTGATGTTTGTGTACAATTTGATAACCTAAcattaaataaaactaaattaatcACAATTTGAAAAACTAGGTTTAAAACGAGGGTCTTGTCTTCCTTCTAGCTGTCAGCACGTTTTGTCTTTTCTCGGGGTGGTTCCTTCCAGCGTAGTACGAGTTAATCCGAAGGGATGGTGGTTTGCCCTTTATGCGACCTCATCCAGGGGTCTCCTATGCCGCTCTACACGTAACTTATAGTTAGGGGGACCCGGGTCACCCAAGCCAGGCATCCCGGAGGCGCCAGAATTTTGTTCCTATTCCACTCTTCCTTTAGCTTATGGATAGGGGGGAGGGTCCGGTACCTTCGGGCGCGACAGTGGGTACACACGTATACTACAGCTACACTTCAGGTTCCGGAAAGCTAAGCAGCCCCTCTTAAAAGTTGCTTCCGATGTAGTTCGCTTCAGGTCAGCAGGCAGCATGTTCCAGTTTATCGCACCCCTTACGAACAGCGATCTCGTAAGGCCAACGTGTTGTTTCGTGGAAGAATCAGTTTTGCCcaaatttttggcactttttcgCACGATCTCATATCCTTTTGATCGAAGCAACTTTATTTAATAAAGTTGTCTGAAAGTTtctagaaaagtttttttttccaattgtaatgcctaaattattaaaaaattaaattcaatgttttttttaaattccaagctaaactttctaaacatttttcgcTCTAAACAATATCTTTGCTGCCGTCATGAATTCAAGTCttgccattaaaaaaaacttttaaaaatttctcttttgataaaaaatgaaaaaaaaatctggagtttttttaaaaaggtccaataaaccaaatttccagtttttgcattttgggtgtttttgaaaccgccttgcgtcaggggtattaaaaaatacccaaaaagcaaaaactgaaaatttgtcttatgagcagttctctcagatttcggtcattcgattttttttttaatattttttaatccgactaaaacttttttggtgtcttcggtatgcccaaagaagccattttgcatcattagtttgtccatataattttccatacaaatttggcagctggccatacaaaaatgatgtacgaaaattcaaaaatctgtatcttttgaaggaattttttgatcgatttggtgtcttcggcatagttgtaggtatggatatggactacactggaaaaaaaatgatatacggtacaaaaaaaaatgatttttcatttaactttttgtcactaaaacttgatttgcaaaaaaacactatttttattttttctattttttgatatgttttagaggacatcaaatgtcaacttttcagaaatttcccggttgtgcaaaaaatctttgagcgagttataaatttttgaatcaataccattaatttatttgattgaaaattccattccttttttttttgaatacccACTTGATATAACTaaactaaaattaatttatttttcgcagcaattaaatttaatataaataaaaaaaaaatacataaaactgATAATTTTAGACAAAAGTTTGTAAGGctgacaaaatttttattttttattgaggttttgatGATcctacaaaaatatctaaaaaatatatatttttcattttttccaaatttacaattgtcagcattttgtaaaaaagaaattacaaaaattttcaatttttggaccctgtttcaaaaatttacgcAACGCTTCGGAAAAACagatattttcatgaatttatttGGACAGTATCATGACTGTTACAGTGTTAATTCGTCAAGCCTAAATTTTTCATCCAATTtccgatctttaaaaagcattggaaaaagaaaaaaagttcagaaaattgtaCATTTGAATGTTTGCttaatgtgactttgccaatgttttaaaaatgtatttttttttcttgaaattatttttattaggtccttttcggtgctgggacctggttaggaccgagtcggcttttgtaattacatttgacttaataattacagaggatcttgtgtgtaaatg from Culex quinquefasciatus strain JHB chromosome 3, VPISU_Cqui_1.0_pri_paternal, whole genome shotgun sequence includes:
- the LOC6035307 gene encoding AP-2 complex subunit mu is translated as MIGGLFVYNHKGEVLISRVYRDDIGRNAVDAFRVNVIHARQQVRSPVTNIARTSFFHIKRANIWLAAVTKQNVNAAMVFEFLLKIIDVMQSYFGKISEENIKNNFVLIYELLDEILDFGYPQNSDTGVLKTFITQQGIKTATKEEQAQITSQVTGQIGWRREGIKYRRNELFLDVLEYVNLLMSPQGQVLSAHVAGKVVMKSYLSGMPECKFGINDKIVMEAKGRSGISGNADNEASRSGKPVVVIDDCQFHQCVKLSKFETEHSISFIPPDGEFELMRYRTTKDISLPFRVIPLVREVGRTKMEVKVVLKSNFKPSLLGQKIEVKIPTPLNTSGVQLICLKGKAKYKASENAIVWKIKRMAGMKETQLSAEIELLETDTKKKWTRPPISMNFEVPFASSGFKVRYLKVFEPKLNYSDHDVIKWVRYIGRSGLYETRC